In one window of Mus pahari chromosome 3, PAHARI_EIJ_v1.1, whole genome shotgun sequence DNA:
- the Ssb gene encoding lupus La protein isoform X1, which produces MAENGDNEKLAALEAKICHQIEYYFGDFNLPRDKFLKEQIKLDEGWVPLETMIKFNRLNRLTTDFNVIVQALSKSKAKLMEVSADKTKIRRSPSRPLPEVTDEYKNDVKNRSVYIKGFPTDATLDDIKEWLDDKGQILNIQMRRTLHKTFKGSIFAVFDSIQSAKKFVEIPGQKYKDTNLLILFKEDYFAKKNEERKQSKVEAKLKAKQEHEGRHKPGSTETRALEGKMGCLLKFSGDLDDQTCREDLHFLFSNHGEIKWVDFARGAKEGIILFKEKAKEALEKARNANNGNLLLRNKKVTWKVLEGHAEKEALKKITDDQQESLNKWKSKGGHAGGRFKGSHVFTAARRFKGKGKGNRPGYGPPKGRGQFHGRRTRFDDDDRRRGPMKRGRDGRDREEPASKHKKRENGARDK; this is translated from the exons ATGGCTGAAAATGGAGATAATGAAAAACTGGCTGCTCTGGAGGCCAAAATCTGTCATCAGATTGAG TATTATTTTGGAGACTTCAATTTGCCACGagacaagtttttaaaagaacagatcAAATTGGATGAAGGTTGGGTACCTTTGGAAACAATGATAAAGTTCAACAG GTTAAACCGGCTGACAACAGACTTTAATGTAATTGTGCAAGCACTGAGCAAATCTAAGGCAAAACTCATGGAAGTGAGTGCAGACAAAACTAAAATTAGAAGATCACCAAGCAGACCACTCCCTGAAGTGACGGATGAGTATAAGAATGATGTAAAAAACAGATCTGTTTATATT AAAGGTTTCCCAACTGATGCCACCCTTGATGATATAAAAGAATGGCTCGATGATAAAGGCCAAATACTGAATATTCAGATGAGAAGAACATTACACAAAACATTTAAG GGGTCAATATTTGCTGTGTTTGATAGTATTCAGTCTGCAAAGAAGTTTGTGGAGATCCCTGGCCAGAAGTACAAAGACACTAATCTGCTAATACTCTTTAA GGAAGATtactttgcaaaaaaaaatgaagaaagaaagcagagcaaaGTGGAAGCTAAATTAAAAGCTAAACA agaGCATGAAGGAAGACACAAGCCAGGAAGTACTGAAACA AGAGCTCTAGAAGGAAAGATGGGATGCTTACTGAAGTTTTCAGGTGACTTGGATGACCAGACCTGTAGAGAAGATTTACACTTCCTTTTCTCAAATCATGGTGAAATAAAATGGGTCGACTTTGCCAGAGGAGCAAAAGAG GGAAtaattcttttcaaagaaaaggcTAAGGAAGCACTTGAGAAAGCCAGAAATGCAAATAATGGTAACCTACTGTTAAGGAACAAAAAGGTGACTTGGAAAGTACTAGAAGGACATGCAGAAAAAGAagcattgaaaaaaatcacagatgatCAGCAAGAATCCCTCAACAAATGGAAGTCAAAGGGAGGTCATG CAGGTGGAAGATTTAAAGGAAGTCATGTTTTTACAGCAGCCCGCAGAtttaaaggaaaagggaagggtaATAGGCCTGGTTATGGGCCACCCAAAGGAAGAGGACAGTTTCATGGAAGGAGGACAAGATTTGATGATGATGATCGTCGTCGTG GACCAatgaaaagagggagagatggaagagacagagaagaaccCGCATCAAAGCATAAGAAAAGAGAGAATGGTGCTAGAGACAAGTAG
- the Ssb gene encoding lupus La protein isoform X2 yields MAENGDNEKLAALEAKICHQIEYYFGDFNLPRDKFLKEQIKLDEGWVPLETMIKFNRLNRLTTDFNVIVQALSKSKAKLMEVSADKTKIRRSPSRPLPEVTDEYKNDVKNRSVYIKGFPTDATLDDIKEWLDDKGQILNIQMRRTLHKTFKGSIFAVFDSIQSAKKFVEIPGQKYKDTNLLILFKEDYFAKKNEERKQSKVEAKLKAKQEHEGRHKPGSTETRALEGKMGCLLKFSGDLDDQTCREDLHFLFSNHGEIKWVDFARGAKEGIILFKEKAKEALEKARNANNGNLLLRNKKVTWKVLEGHAEKEALKKITDDQQESLNKWKSKGGHGGRFKGSHVFTAARRFKGKGKGNRPGYGPPKGRGQFHGRRTRFDDDDRRRGPMKRGRDGRDREEPASKHKKRENGARDK; encoded by the exons ATGGCTGAAAATGGAGATAATGAAAAACTGGCTGCTCTGGAGGCCAAAATCTGTCATCAGATTGAG TATTATTTTGGAGACTTCAATTTGCCACGagacaagtttttaaaagaacagatcAAATTGGATGAAGGTTGGGTACCTTTGGAAACAATGATAAAGTTCAACAG GTTAAACCGGCTGACAACAGACTTTAATGTAATTGTGCAAGCACTGAGCAAATCTAAGGCAAAACTCATGGAAGTGAGTGCAGACAAAACTAAAATTAGAAGATCACCAAGCAGACCACTCCCTGAAGTGACGGATGAGTATAAGAATGATGTAAAAAACAGATCTGTTTATATT AAAGGTTTCCCAACTGATGCCACCCTTGATGATATAAAAGAATGGCTCGATGATAAAGGCCAAATACTGAATATTCAGATGAGAAGAACATTACACAAAACATTTAAG GGGTCAATATTTGCTGTGTTTGATAGTATTCAGTCTGCAAAGAAGTTTGTGGAGATCCCTGGCCAGAAGTACAAAGACACTAATCTGCTAATACTCTTTAA GGAAGATtactttgcaaaaaaaaatgaagaaagaaagcagagcaaaGTGGAAGCTAAATTAAAAGCTAAACA agaGCATGAAGGAAGACACAAGCCAGGAAGTACTGAAACA AGAGCTCTAGAAGGAAAGATGGGATGCTTACTGAAGTTTTCAGGTGACTTGGATGACCAGACCTGTAGAGAAGATTTACACTTCCTTTTCTCAAATCATGGTGAAATAAAATGGGTCGACTTTGCCAGAGGAGCAAAAGAG GGAAtaattcttttcaaagaaaaggcTAAGGAAGCACTTGAGAAAGCCAGAAATGCAAATAATGGTAACCTACTGTTAAGGAACAAAAAGGTGACTTGGAAAGTACTAGAAGGACATGCAGAAAAAGAagcattgaaaaaaatcacagatgatCAGCAAGAATCCCTCAACAAATGGAAGTCAAAGGGAGGTCATG GTGGAAGATTTAAAGGAAGTCATGTTTTTACAGCAGCCCGCAGAtttaaaggaaaagggaagggtaATAGGCCTGGTTATGGGCCACCCAAAGGAAGAGGACAGTTTCATGGAAGGAGGACAAGATTTGATGATGATGATCGTCGTCGTG GACCAatgaaaagagggagagatggaagagacagagaagaaccCGCATCAAAGCATAAGAAAAGAGAGAATGGTGCTAGAGACAAGTAG